Part of the Cinclus cinclus unplaced genomic scaffold, bCinCin1.1 SCAFFOLD_83, whole genome shotgun sequence genome is shown below.
AAAGACTTAAATGCAAAAATTTCCTACTGTCAAAGTAGTTTCACAAAAATACTCAGAAACAGAGCAGACCTCACAATGTCTCTAAGCAAGTTTCAATCACTGCTGTGCACCAAAAGGACACTCACTGAGACACAGCATTCCTTTAACTTGGTGTTAAAATCCCACAACATTTAACATAAGGAACTTGCCTCATCCAATACTATCATCTGGACATGCTCAACTTTTGCTACTCCTTTCTTGATGAGATCAAGAATTCTCCCAGGGGTAGCTATCACCACATGCACTGTAAGggtagaagagaaaaaaagaaaaaaaaaaaaaaaaaaaaaccacacgtTAAGGTGATTAAAACTGTGTTTCCTTCCACCATTCAGGACCATGTTTCATATGAACACTTTGGAAGAATGATAACAGTATAGGAACAGCAAACAAGACATTGTAGTCTGTTCCATAACAGGCAAACAGCAACAAGCAGAAATTCCATGACCACATAGTAAAAGCCACAAAGAAACAGCAACCTCAGAGTAGCTGAAGTGCTCTGACCTGTATCATCAAGTCTCATAATGTCATCTCGCAAATTGGTTCCTCCGGTTGTTGCCATCACTTTGGCACCTCCCATGTGTTTGCTGACTTGGATACAGATTTGACTGACCTGCAGGGCTAGCTCACGGGTGGGAACAATCACCATTGCtagaagttaaaaaaatcactgtcagTTACTAGTAACGTCCTGTATCTTAAATACTCATCCTCAGAGGAACCAGATGCTTTATGAAGTCAAATAATGAAAAGCACAGTTTAGGAACTCCACTCTGGGTATCCTGAACAAGGATAACCAGGAATTGCTTTTGATAAGGCCAATTCCACGCAAGGGTTCTCCAGCCCTTGATGCTCCCATTGCACAAGCATCCCAGCCAGCATGCTGGCTCCACATCCACTTCCCAGGGCATGACAGAAAAGTCTACAAGTCTTCTTCTATTTAAACCTTTTGAAAGCAACTGTGGGACTTTATAAACTCCATCACTCCCCATTAGCTTTCTCTGGAAGTACAAGCAGATTACACACATTGCCCCATTTCATTAACCAGTTTCAGATTCAAATCTCTTATGTAGTGACTGACACCACTACCTGGCTGCAGCCAAGTGAGATCCACCTCAACTGACCTTGTATATTGTCCTTCTTTAAGTCTAGCCGTTCAAGTAAAGGAATGAGGTAGGCTCCACTCTTGCCTGTTCCATTTTTTGCTCTTGCCAAGATATCCCTACCAGATAAAGCAATGGGGATGCTCTCCTCCTGAAATGCAAGGACAGAAAGTGCATGAGCAATTAATCATAAGCCATGCTTCACTGAAGAGGATGACCAAATTTAAGTCCCCTCACTAACAGTGTCACATGAAATCTGTTACATGACCAGTATTATTACTATCCTGTAACCACAAGCATGACAGACTCATAACAGGAAGAAGTTAAACCCATCAGTAAAGAGCTCCCCAACACATTCCACTTAGAAATCCTTACCTTGCCTGATCGTAAGAAAGGGATCAAGTACCACAGGTAAACCCATACTAACACActaagaaaaaagtgaaaaaccaggaacaaaaaaaaaagtgaagagacTACGACAGTCACTAGCAAACTCCCCCTATGGAAGAGGATTCCCACCTACATCTGAATATCAGAACCACCTCAGCCCATGGGATTCCAGCCTCTACAGCACTGTGATAAACTTCTCATAAGATCTTCAGCCATCCAAACACAGGCCCCAcgtatttttaattttactacCTTTTTCAGCAACATCTAATGAAATCTCAGCCTTTTGGAAAGGTGCCATCCTGAGAATCTGTTTATAAACAAAGCAAGCCATAGCTTTCTCATGCCTTAAAGATACaaggtggcagagctgtgtcaGTGATAAACCCTGAAAGACCAATAAAAGAGTTCAACCCTCCACCCTCCCCCCGAAGTTAACATATGAACAGTTCTTAATAGAACTGTTATAGAAGTAAAAGAAAGATGGAGGTACAGAAAAGCAAACTTAGTATGATATTAATCTCTCTCCCACAGTCTTCCTAAATCTTCCACAGGATTACAATAAAAAGAGCCAATACTGTGATAAAGCCATAATTATACTTTTAACAACTAACGTTATATAGCCAATGGTAAATCAGTTTTGGAAAATTTATAGAACAGAACCCTGGGACTATTTATGTGAAAGATGTTACTGAACACACAATTAACAAATTAACACCTCcagcatgaaaaggaaaatccaaGTTAACTTCTCCAAAAGTGCAAGGAAGTCCCATCACTAAGTAACTCAATGAATGACTTAGTGATTTAGTTGGGGGTTAGAAATTCTTGCTTTTTCCCAAGGGACTCCAAGTTTTTATGTTCAAAGCTTCAGTTTTCCCCAATGATGATGCAAGTATTGGACATTTATGCATAAGAATGTCAATACATTTATAGAAGtcaaaaagcagcatttaagtAGTTTGTTTGCAAACAACCTGAATAGGAGATGGTTTTTCCCAGCCCATTTCAAAAATTCCCATCAGCAACTCCCGTTTCAAACAGTAATCTTCAAACTCATTTCCTTTTGTGGAGGTCACGTCCTGAATAATCAAAAAAATAAGCACATCCATAAGATCAGGTCATATAATCTACAGCTGTAGATTAATCTTTacagaaatacacaaaatacTATACAGGAGTTCCCATTAACCCATACAAAACCCtacaaaagcaaaggaaacactCGTTTTCTCAGAACCAAACACAGCTCCTGAGTGTACACAGCAACACCTTCCCATCTGCCTTGCACAATGCAGATGCTGCCTGTGTCATGCCATAATACTAATAAAGTAAGAAATCCACAGTGGACTCCACTTCTGAGCTTTCCAAGAGAAGCATCACTCACGAGCAGTTGAGAGAATAAATTAAGTCTTCATTTAAAACAGCAGGAGCTGAACTACCTTTTAGCCTTCGCTCAGGAAAAGTATTTTACCATTGCAAACTCTCCCAcaagttttatttaatatttattcctACAATTCAATGATCCTTACCGAAGTTTTGATTCTCAAATCCTTTGGAGGGAGTTTTAAAGTCTTCTTCCAGTCATCACCAGGTCTACAGcaaaatacaatgaaaacaGGTTTTCCAATActtaatattttgattttacattttattttcttagataCAGTGATGATAGTCTAATATTTTCACCTCCTCAGAGCTAAAAGCATCTACACATATGAGCTCAAATCTTCTCTGAGCTAAGCAGGATGTAACAGGCAGAAAACTGTAAACAGACAAAATCAGCCGTCTGCCAAACAAATCTGTGAAATATTTATCCAGTCATGATTCAAGTGCCATTTTTAGGGCACTGAATCAAACAGTAGAACAGATTTAAAACTGAGCACTTACTCAATCATATAACAGAAACTGGCTATAATAAGTTCACACAAAAGTATTTCGTGACTTAAAAGCAACCACTCCACTTGTTGATCAAGCACCTTTGCTCTCAGTGATATTTAGATACCCATCCTCTCTTGAAAGCCACTGTAGAGTGGAGACCAAGTCCTCCTCGTCACCAGCTCCAGGAAGTTAAGTGTGAATTTTGATGAGTTTAATTCACAACATTCATTAGAGTAACCATgtaatacatttaaaaaaaaaaaagggggggggagggggcaagTTGGGCAGATTTTGAGAACCCGAGTGTTCCATCATGCTTTCTCTGAGGAGAGCTGGCACTTCCTTCGCaaataattaacaaaataaaaaccagtgCTGTTCAGAGGAAGGAGGAtccatggaagaaaaaaagaaaagcaaggcaTTACCATACCGTCCAAGTATTTTACCTCTTCCAAAATTCCAACCAGCACACTTCCAAAACTAGCTCGATGGGAGCAGGATATCACAGTGAGACTATCCTCTCAGCTCAGGCTTGGATGAATTAAAGCCGGAGCATTACAATGAGACCAGGTGCTACTATTTCAGATCAATGACAAAAGATAACTGACTTTAAAGCATTTCTCACCACGACAGAAAACTGCAACAAACTGAAAGGCATACACAACTAGACTGAGACCACTTGGCATTTCCTCCTTGGTCTTAAATGTCAGTTCAGGTCCTTCCCACTCCTTCCCACTTCCCTCTTGAACCATTCCAAAAAGCAAAGAACACAGGATTCTAAAGCTGGGCCACCTCTGCCAGTGGCTCAGAAAAGCACTGCATCAAACTGGATTTTCACAACAATTGCTGCTGGAGAGAAGCTCGCACAAGGAAATACAGCTTTTTCTCATAATGTACATCACAGGAGGATACTTCTAACCACCCATGTCACAGAACAACAGAAGACAACATTTTCCACGTGGGAATCCAAGAATGCTTTCCCATCCACGACTTTTAAACATTCCTTTTGTGGCAGCTGATACAAACACTTACTTAATAGTGGTGGTCATACTCTGTGCTTGCTGTTGAGTGCCATTATTGATTGTGTTGGCATTTTTCAGCTGGTTCATCTGTTGCTGAGTTTGTGTGCCTCCACCTCCTGGGCCCCCGCTGGGTTTTACAGGGCCTCTCAACTGCCCATTCTGACTGGATAGACCCATTATAACAGGGTTCTCTGTTCTGGCCGTGCTCATGCTTTTATCTTTAAAGATGTCTTTTTAGACTTCAAAACTTTGAAAGTCAGTACAGAAACTGTAATAACAGTTTATTAGACTCTCCAAAATGAAGAGATAAATAAGTCTTGCTCAATATATGAGTCCTTTATTGCAATGCAGGCAAGCACCTGTAAGTCACTCAAAAGTAAAGCAGTAACTTGCTCTGATGCACTGTGgaacaacttttttttaaaaaaagccctcTATTGAAGTTGATTTATATCAGAATTCACTTGCTTCAATCTGAAAGAGAAGCAGACAATAACAATTAGTATGTGGGTTTTTGTCTACATAAATCACATCAGTTTActtctgtattttaagaaaaaactcTTTTCCAGGCAGTGTGCAACAATAGTACTTGCTTTTTTGTTTACTCAGGGATAATTATAAAGACATACATCAaactttttttgcctttcctttttcttctaacATCTTCAGACACCAAAGAAAACATCGCAAACTTTCAGTGTACTTTCAGTGACCTTCCACTACCTGACCCCTCTCATAAAGCAACCACTAAGTGTATCAATTGTTTTGATGGCTCTTCAATTCCCCCACAAATTCTCCCACATCCGGGATGCAGCCAACCAGCCCTAAAATGTGAACAATAGTGTTATGCATAAGTTTGTGAGAGGAAGCAAGATTATGATATCAAGTGGACATTGCAGATGGAACTGACAAAACCCTTACATTACTCTGATTGCCTGTTTGGTTTGAATGGGAAATATAAATTACATAAACCCAAACCAACAGCTTACACTCCTCCAACCCCAAATGCTAGCTCAACCAGGTTACCCCCAGGTTTACACCGGATACTGATTTAAGGCTACTCAGAACAGAGATGGAACTACACTATTACACTGAactgagagcagctgcctctctGAGTCCAAGTGACTGAGCTTGAACTGAGGCAATAACGCTGCTGGTTACCCAGCTTCTGCCTGTGATCTTACCTTCCTGCTGTCAGCAACAACTTATGTGGTGCTCAGAAGACAACATTTCATACACATGACTTAACATTGACTCTGTATGTAACAGAAAGGTTGCAAAACTGTGGAAAAACAATACAAAGTCTGCCCCTTATATAAAGCAAGCATAGACCAGAGCTAAAGACTGCTTTTGGTAGTACGAGGGAGACAAAACGTCCCTAGTCCAAAATCTTTTGGAACAAAAAGTAGGCATGCCTTGAGCATCTGCATCTTgggaaaacacaaaggaaaaaacatcacACTAATGCCTCCTAACCTCGGCAttcacagcaaaataaatgttttcctaaTGAATAAAAAGGCACACTGAAGAGCATTTCAAGAGAGCAGAAAAGGAATCCAGAGTTCCCAGCTGCTTTCAAGTGTGTCAATTCTGGCTTCTAGCAAGATTTTGAAGTTTGCGATACTAGGATTTTCTGGTAGCTAATTTTCAAGGCATCTTGGAAGATATATTTCACTTGGCCATTAACTTCGTAAAAACAAGACGAGTTACGAAGGTAGCCAGAGACGCTGACTGGCTCTCTGGCAATGAGACCCGACTACCAATCCCAAGTTCTCAAATAGTGTAGGAAATGAAACCTCTCAGTCCCCTATGCCCTCATGCTCGTAACAATCCTTTACAAGAACATAGGTTAAAAATAACGCACAGCCTCACGGATCCCAACAAATCTCCCCGTTCCGATAAAAGAGACGCCACCATTACGCAAATCAAGGGACTGGAAAAAAAGGGCCTCCGTCGCCTATCTCTGCTCTCCGGGCGCGGGCGGGCGGCCGGGGCAGCAGCTCCGGACCTTTCCCTTCCCGTCGGCTGCACCCGGCACAAAGGGAGGCCCAGAAGTGCTCAATGCGCCCGGTGAGCCCGGGCCGCACTGCAGAGCTCCGGGGCCGAGCGGTGGGCCCGGTGCCGCCCGCCGATCGCAGCTGCGCCACACCAACATCTTCCGCCCGCGAACAATGGAGCGGCCGCCGCTTGCCGCCCGGGTCGGCGGGGAGCGAgcgccgcccggccccgccccccgggGTCCCCCAGTCCCGCCGCTCACCGGTGCGCCCAGGCCCAGCCCGGCCGTCCCCGCCCCGCCAGCGGCGCCGCCAGGCCCCGCTCAGGCCCACGATCTCGCCGCAGGCCGCAAGGCGCggcctgcctgcagcagcccccacGCCCTGCTCCCATGTAGCCGTGCCCGGCCTGGCCCGTCCTCACCGCCACCAGCCGCGCTCCCCCTCGCCCAGGTACAAAATCCTCTCGCTCCCCCGGTGCCTTGTTATGGCGACTCGACGCTCCAAGATGGCGGCTTCCTCCTTCCTCCCGTGCGCCCTCCCCCTCCCGGCGGGCGGCACCGCCCCGGTCAACACGCACCACGCACGCACGCATGTACGTACTACGTGCGGCGTGCACCACGCGTCACGTCCCGCCCAGCGTGCGGAGCCCACGTGACCACGCTCCCTCAGATGAGGCCCTTCCCTTTTAACTCTTTCGCCAGAAAGCGCCGGGAAACGTAAAGGGGCTTCGCTATGTGGCCATTAAAACAGAGCCAACGCAAACGTAAGAATAAGGGCATGAGCCACAGCCTGTAGGAGTCGTAACCACCGATCGTGACAGGCTGGGTATTGGCATTTCTTTTTAGACAGCTGTTGCATAGACATGGATTTTGACGAACCGAGACACAATGGGAATGTAATCTCAGTAGTTACTGCTTTGcagacagatttttcttcaaatgtttttccaaaatacatgcaaaaggACAAGGACGttcctggttttgtttggttccTCAGACTTACAGTTGTCTCTCTCTGGTTGTTTTTCCACCCTCAGCAGCAAAAGGCACCAGTTCCACTGCAGTTTTAGCTGATTGTGAACAACCTTTCTGTCTCAGTCTCTCGGGCCCAGCGGTACCCCATGCCTTGCCTTACCCCTCAGCCCTGACAGGACAGGGCTTCAGGACGGGGCTTGCTCAGTCTGTGTTCTCCCTGTGACTGAGGCACAGTGCGAGCTCCCTACAGCTTCCCTCCGGTTTTGCTGCTCTCCATCCTCTTGCTTTCAGAAGAAAGAGTGCCCAGAGGCTGATGAGCACATGCAGGTGCACACAAAGGTCCTCACGGCAGGGGAGGACAACGACATCCTCGGGGCAGCAGGTGCCCGAGGAGTCGGTATCTATGAAGCAGGAGGAGTGGTTGTAATCCAGCAGTGCTCACAAGAATAACACCACCTCCTTCTTCACCAACGTCCCACCAGAGTCCTTGCTGGTAGAGAGGCCTTAGTGCAGCACTACCTAGACAAGAGGAGGACAAGAACTGTTTGTCAAACCACCTCAGCTCATTGCAAAGGAAAAGTTTTCTGCCAAAATGTCAGCTGCAATGCCATCCTACTCTGCTGATCCAGACTGGGGCATTCTCACTGTGATCCTGCTGCTGTGACATCACTGAACAAAATGCCCATTTCTCCGAgcagaaaaaatactgatttccCATCTTGATTCTCCTTTGTTACCCTTGTGAAGCCAAGATGTCCAGCCCCTGCTAGTCCTGCTCTAGactttgcagagcagctgccaaggCCTTGCTTTCCTGTGCAAGGCACCTCACACTCCCCAAGCCCAGATGAGGGGtaaagcagcaggagatggCACAGAAGACAACCACAAGTCACTGGGGTTAAAGCAGCCAGAAGGACCCCAAGGCAGAGGGCAGTGATCATAGTGACCATACCCATACTTCGAAgtcctgcacagctccagagaAGTGCCTAGATCCAGGAGGTTTCTGCTAAGAATGGTCCTTGGCATGGAACTTTTCAAAGCCTTTTGGATCACCTGGAACAAGGACAGTTGGGGGCAAGAGCCCTGAAGTTTTCCAGGGAAGACCTAAGGATGTTCTGGATCTTCTGTGGTATAGACCAAAGGAATATATACTCTTCAAACTGTACTTTAAAAATCAACTTACAGCACTAGTAAAAAGATAATAGATAGAAAGCTAGATGCTAATCTTTACATCAGTCAGGTCACTCTATGCCTGGAGCTCATTTGCCTTGCAAATACTCTGTTGTTACATTCTGTGTCGCTCCCTACTCACTTAAATGATTGACTCCAGCCCTGAGAACTTCTGTAGAAATTTCTGGAAGAGAGACAGAGCCTGTCCCTCAAACCATGGGGCCTGTCAGCTACTCTTCAGAGACCTATGACTTGGTAAGTTGGGCCTGGCTTTCCTACCTGGGAGGTAGAGCTGGGGTGGGCTGAGAGGCCAGGTTTCTGGCCATCCGTCATCTAACCCTCCTGTTGGCAGAGACAGAGCTTAAGCCATTTCTTATGCCAGCATAATCAGTCCTTGCATCCCTTAAGTCTAGACTTGATCACAAGCACAAGGCTGTTGCTTGTGGAGAGGTGGAGTAGTGCGGCTAGAGCCACTGTaatccagggatgctgggggtaTTCCACTGGGGAAAGCTGCCCAGACCTGTACTGGCAAGCGCTAAGCCCAAGTGCTGTCCTTGCACGAGGACACAGACTAGTGTGTCTGCAAAGGGCCAGGTGACTCAcctggagagcagggctccagcagTCCCATCCTGTGCTGCCAGCCTCTCCCAGCCTCTGCTCCTTGCTGCCCTGCTGTTTGCACAACCGTTAGCACAATGTAGTCATAAAATGCTTACTCTGAGCTAGGCATCTTTTGCATCAGCCTTCAGTGATATAAATGACTGTGTACACAGTGTGCAAAGCCCTGTACCACCTTATCTGGTCTCCTTTCACAACTGGAATGCCCAAGCAAACCCAGCCTTCTCTCTCTGAGTGTGAAAAGCCTTGGTATGACCACCCTGCTTGCTTGCTCCACATACAGGCTTCCATACATATGGCTCCACATACATACAGGCTCCACATACACTCTGCTGAACTGGGAATATGCAGTATATTTACAAGaggacaattttaaaattttaaaattgcaaaaacTTCTACTAACAGGGAGAGATAACACTAGGTATTCTACCTCATCATTCTCTTCCCAGCCTTTACAAGTGAAAAAGAGCAAGCTGCATCTTTTAGAGGCTGTTGTGCTATCCAACAGGAAGGACACAGCAGCATTATCATTACCCTGGTTTTCAAATACTGCatctcagattattttttttaactacagtGGCTCCCTGCAGCAGACCTCAGGATTAGTTATcccaaaaaagagaaatgttggATTCAACTGTTACcaaattttctcttcttccttttttcctacaCACCAGGGAAGAGCGAGGAGATGGAGGAGCAAGCCCTGCcctccttatttattttctgattcaTCCAATATAAAAATCCCTTGCAGATGGTGgtcatttctttaaaactttttttggaGAAGACACTTCTTTCCCTGACCTCTGTTGAAGTTCAGTGGTAGCCCTAAaattgagagaaaaagaaaacaaactcaaacCTTTCTCACCTCCTTTGCTTACAAAACTTTCCATAATCCTTAGCTTGGTGATTTTTATCTCTGCTGTGAATTCTTTTACATCAGAAAGGAGACCCcatgggaggggaagggggagggtTTGGGCAGGGGAACCCAGCAGATTTTTGGACTAAATGCTCACAGTCAGGTGCCACAGCAGGAAGAGTTTTAGACCTTTTCTCAGATTTCTGCAGTTGGGATTTTGGCATATGTTGTTTCCCACCTCTGTCTCCTGGAAGCTTCCCAGATTTGGCTCCCTCCCTGTTCCAGGGAGGCCACAGATATCACATGAGCATCACTGTATTTGCTTTGGTGGTGCCATATGTTGCTTTACTTATACTCAGTGCTCGTAGCAGCAACCTACCctcagagattttaaaaaaatggccTCCAAAGTGTCTTGTCAAAGTGGCAACACAAACCCTGCCTTGTGCAGGGATTGTTTGATCAATTGAGCAATTATGGAAGGAAAAATGATGAGGATGTTTGCACCAAAAGGGCATTCATCACACAGTATCACACAACGAATACAGGGCTTCACCTAAATTTTGATACCGCATGAGACCATTTGACTCTGTAACCTTGCAGAAAAGTACCATGCCCAAAATGATAACCCTGTTTCTCCATAGCAAAAATGCTTTGCCTGCTAACCTTCCTCCTCTGCAGACTAGACAACCAAAAACACAGTTGCAGAGATCTACACTGAGGTTTACACCAGGTTCCCTGAGGTTCCTCAGGCCAGTTTTCATTGCATTCATTTCAACATGCCTGGAGAGTGTAAAGGCACCTACGCTGCAGTAACATGGTATTTCCACAGGCCTTGGTTTTATTCCTGGATTTCCCTGGTTCAGCCCCTGGAGAAGTCATGAGCAGAAGCTCCCTCAGTAGATTGTACTGATGTGTGCAATTACAGTTCTAAGGTTTTGAGAATGAAATGtactgctcccagccctggcattGACTAGAAGGGAATGATTCACATGGAAAATCCATAACAGTGCACAAGCTGGTTCACTTCTGCAGCCAAGTATTTTGATTGCTGACAATTGTGGGGAACTGAGAAAAACAGCTGACACACAGAGACCAGAATAACTCCTGTGATGCAGGTTATAAGGGTAAAGGTATGAACAAAAAGCACCCAGGAACAGCTTTCCCAGGCATGCACTTGACTGCTATATTAGAGAGACACCACTTTTTCTCCCACCCCCAAATTTGCTGCAATTGTCATGCAGGAGACCTGTACAAACGTCCCTCTGCATACACACTGTTGACTTATCCTATCCCAGATCAGGCAGCCACCCACTTCCAGTCCTAGAATTGCAGCAGAGCCCCCAGAAGCCTCAGCTTGTCATACATATTCAGtgcatctcctgcagttctggtCCTGCCCTTACTGTCTCAGCCCAGACTCTGATTTTTCATCCTCTTTTATTTGTCTCTAACTCATCTCTGTCTGCTCCTACCCAcatgtgctgctctgctcagcggTGCAGGCAAGGACAAATCAGACACAGCTCCACATACGCTCTCCCTACCCACAGTGAGTGGTTTACAGTAAGAGCCCTCCCTACCTGCTCCCATCAGCAGTCAGATAGTGTCTGATAGTGGCACTCAGCCTCTGCACTTCCGCCTCCAAATACAAAGGTGATGCTGAGAACTGGCCAGCAGCCAAAGCCACTGAACGCTGCCCAAGCTGGCCATCCCCTGCCATCGATGGTGCTGGCATGGCTCCAAGGGAGGACTGAAACTCCAGCCAGCAAACCTAGCCATTTTCCatcatttcatttttccctttaaaactGGAATCGCCCAACCTCTTCCCAGTGAAATTTCCCAACATACAATCTGTTTGGGGTGTTCAGCAGAGTTACCTGCAcagcctgagcagcctggtttGGTCACTGCATCAAATAGCAAAGGTTTTTaggttgttttgctttttctcagaGAGGTTCAAGAATCTGGCCTTGACCAACACATCACAGATTTCTGTGTGTTGGTTAACTCCTCTTGAAAGGTACAGGTACAGAGTAGGCAGGAAACACTTTCAAGCTGGGGAGGAAAATAACTGGGAGGGATTTCTTAAGGCTTTTGTCTTTAACAGCAATCTCTGATCTCCAAAATCATACcctaaaccagaaaaataaaagttctttGGGAATACAAAATGCTTCTCATCAAAGGCTTGCAGCCCCACAGTTACATAAGCAAGAGCTGGGCAGGGTTATTCCGCACGTTTCTGAAGGACTCATTCACCCTCCTACTGTCCACTGCTTGGGAACTGCCTGCACCAGCTGTCTGCTCTACGAGTTTGGTAATGCTCCCTAGGCTTATGACCCATTAGCATACCCGGGCTACTCTTGGAACCATGCAGATGGTTTCAGCAGTAGAGGAGTGTTAGAtaagccctgctgctgccaagggaCCT
Proteins encoded:
- the LOC134057558 gene encoding probable ATP-dependent RNA helicase DDX6 isoform X3 yields the protein MSTARTENPVIMGLSSQNGQLRGPVKPSGGPGGGGTQTQQQMNQLKNANTINNGTQQQAQSMTTTIKPGDDWKKTLKLPPKDLRIKTSDVTSTKGNEFEDYCLKRELLMGIFEMGWEKPSPIQEESIPIALSGRDILARAKNGTGKSGAYLIPLLERLDLKKDNIQAMVIVPTRELALQVSQICIQVSKHMGGAKVMATTGGTNLRDDIMRLDDTVHVVIATPGRILDLIKKGVAKVEHVQMIVLDEANKLLSQDFVQIMEDIILTLPKNRQILLYSATFPLSVQKFMNSHLQKPYEINLMEELTLKGVTQYYAYVTERQKVHCLNTLFSRLQINQSIIFCNSSQRVELLAKKISQLGYSCFYIHAKMRQEHRNRVFHDFRNGLCRNLVCTDLFTRGIDIQAVNVVINFDFPKLAETYLHRIGRSVLRSSWELKLNPYQATLTRACMWQNTTVNL
- the LOC134057558 gene encoding probable ATP-dependent RNA helicase DDX6 isoform X1 → MSTARTENPVIMGLSSQNGQLRGPVKPSGGPGGGGTQTQQQMNQLKNANTINNGTQQQAQSMTTTIKPGDDWKKTLKLPPKDLRIKTSDVTSTKGNEFEDYCLKRELLMGIFEMGWEKPSPIQEESIPIALSGRDILARAKNGTGKSGAYLIPLLERLDLKKDNIQAMVIVPTRELALQVSQICIQVSKHMGGAKVMATTGGTNLRDDIMRLDDTVHVVIATPGRILDLIKKGVAKVEHVQMIVLDEANKLLSQDFVQIMEDIILTLPKNRQILLYSATFPLSVQKFMNSHLQKPYEINLMEELTLKGVTQYYAYVTERQKVHCLNTLFSRLQINQSIIFCNSSQRVELLAKKISQLGYSCFYIHAKMRQEHRNRVFHDFRNGLCRNLVCTDLFTRGIDIQAVNVVINFDFPKLAETYLHRIGRSGRFGHLGLAINLITYDDRFNLKSIEEQLGTEIKPIPSNIDKSLYVAEYHSEPVEDEKQ
- the LOC134057558 gene encoding probable ATP-dependent RNA helicase DDX6 isoform X5, with translation MSTARTENPVIMGLSSQNGQLRGPVKPSGGPGGGGTQTQQQMNQLKNANTINNGTQQQAQSMTTTIKPGDDWKKTLKLPPKDLRIKTSDVTSTKGNEFEDYCLKRELLMGIFEMGWEKPSPIQEESIPIALSGRDILARAKNGTGKSGAYLIPLLERLDLKKDNIQAMVIVPTRELALQVSQICIQVSKHMGGAKVMATTGGTNLRDDIMRLDDTVHVVIATPGRILDLIKKGVAKVEHVQMIVLDEANKLLSQDFVQIMEDIILTLPKNRQILLYSATFPLSVQKFMNSHLQKPYEINLMEELTLKGVTQYYAYVTERQKVHCLNTLFSRLQINQSIIFCNSSQRVELLAKKISQLGYSCFYIHAKMRQEHRNRVFHDFRNGLCRNLVCTDLFTRGIDIQAVNVVINFDFPKLAETYLHRIGRSDGCPH
- the LOC134057558 gene encoding probable ATP-dependent RNA helicase DDX6 isoform X4 translates to MSTARTENPVIMGLSSQNGQLRGPVKPSGGPGGGGTQTQQQMNQLKNANTINNGTQQQAQSMTTTIKPGDDWKKTLKLPPKDLRIKTSDVTSTKGNEFEDYCLKRELLMGIFEMGWEKPSPIQEESIPIALSGRDILARAKNGTGKSGAYLIPLLERLDLKKDNIQAMVIVPTRELALQVSQICIQVSKHMGGAKVMATTGGTNLRDDIMRLDDTVHVVIATPGRILDLIKKGVAKVEHVQMIVLDEANKLLSQDFVQIMEDIILTLPKNRQILLYSATFPLSVQKFMNSHLQKPYEINLMEELTLKGVTQYYAYVTERQKVHCLNTLFSRLQINQSIIFCNSSQRVELLAKKISQLGYSCFYIHAKMRQEHRNRVFHDFRNGLCRNLVCTDLFTRGIDIQAVNVVINFDFPKLAETYLHRIGRSALQNSLPKTDVKGVETCGWICL
- the LOC134057558 gene encoding probable ATP-dependent RNA helicase DDX6 isoform X2, which gives rise to MSTARTENPVIMGLSSQNGQLRGPVKPSGGPGGGGTQTQQQMNQLKNANTINNGTQQQAQSMTTTIKPGDDWKKTLKLPPKDLRIKTSDVTSTKGNEFEDYCLKRELLMGIFEMGWEKPSPIQEESIPIALSGRDILARAKNGTGKSGAYLIPLLERLDLKKDNIQAMVIVPTRELALQVSQICIQVSKHMGGAKVMATTGGTNLRDDIMRLDDTVHVVIATPGRILDLIKKGVAKVEHVQMIVLDEADKLLSQDFVQIMEDIILTLPKNRQILLYSATFPLSVQKFMNSHLQKPYEINLMEELTLKGVTQYYAYVTERQKVHCLNTLFSRLQINQSIIFCNSSQRVELLAKKISQLGYSCFYIHAKMRQEHRNRVFHDFRNGLCRNLVCTDLFTRGIDIQAVNVVINFDFPKLAETYLHRIGRSGRFGHLGLAINLITYDDRFNLKSIEEQLGTEIKPIPSNIDKSLYVAEYHSEPVEDEKQ